The stretch of DNA TCCTTTCGAATCAGGAGCAGTTTCCGCTGTCCTGCGAAGCGAGCTTCCGCATCGAGGGGCGCGTTCCCGAGTTGTGGCATCCGGACACGGGGGTCATCGAAGACGCCGCGGTCTGGCGGGTCGAAAACGGACGCACGGTCGTGCCGATGGATTTCGACCCCGCCGGCTCGGTTTTCGTCGTTTTCAGACGGGTCTCTCGGGGTCTGGATCCGGTTTCCGCCGTCGATGGCACATCCGACCGGAGGGCTCTGCGGCTGCGCTCGACGCCGGCGGGACTCGAACGCTGGGCATCCGCATCGGGCAGCTGGGGCCTCAAAACCATGGCGGGCTTCTCCGCCGTCGTCACTGCGACCGATGTGCCCGCTCCCCGGCCCATCGAAGGCCCCTGGCAGGTGACTTTCCCGCTACTCACGTTGACCAACAAACGCATCAATCTCGAACTCGGCTCGTGGACCGCTCAGCGGGACGCCGAGATCAAGCATTTTTCCGGGACGGCGACCTACCGGAAACAGATCGAACTGCCCGTAGGATCGGATGGCGTGCGCCTGTTTCTGGATCTCGGCGATGTAAAAAATCTGGCGAGGGTGCGGCTGAACGGGCAGGATCTGGGGGTATTGTGGAAGCCGCCCTATCGCGTCGATCTCACGCCGGCCGCGAAGACGGGCCCCAACGCGCTCGAAATCGAGGTAACCAACACCTGGCACAACCGGCTAGTCCGGGACGCCGGCCTGCCGGAGGCTCAGCGACAGACTTGGCTGCTCGGCTCCGGTCCCTCCGCCGATGCCGCGCTCGAGCCGGCCGGCCTGCTCGGGCCGGTGCGGATCCTCACCGAGGTGCGGGTCTGATTACGGCTTCTTCGGCTCGCGTTCGCTGCGCCCCGTCACGACGATCGTCGGCTTGCTGGCGGCGGCGAGGCTGGGAAGCTGCGTGGTGAGTCGATCGAGCGCGTATGCGCTGTAGTAGATGTGGGTATTGCCACGCGGCAGGCGCATCGACCACGACCGACGCCTCGACGGCGCCTGACAGACAACGCTGTCGCACATCATGTTGATCTCGTAGAGCAGGTCGCCACGTTGGCAACCGCCTTGAGTTGCACCTCCCCAGCCGGGAGCGCCATCGCGATGAGGCCATGCTCCCCGCATCGGGGAAAACAAGTTCTCCGTATCCGGGAAGGACGTCGTCGCCGATCGGGCTATTTTCCGTCCATGGCGCGCACGATGCGGGCGGTGGTCACCAGCTGGCCGGTATGGCGCGAGGCGTGTTCGGCCGCGTGAAACAGGAGCCCGATGACGGTGGACGGCAGGCCGGCGCGTCCGACGCGGCGGGTGTCCGTGAGGATGGTCGCCGGCGTCTCGGCCATCTGGCGGAAGGCGGCGTCAACGGTCTGTCGCCAGCCTGCGAGGAGATCGTCCAGCCGGGGGCGCGTCGTTTCGAGATCGGCTTCCGCCTTCAGATACCGGAATTGCTCGTCGGTAAGCGCCTCGCCGCGGGCATAGGTGAGCAACCGGTCGGTGCTGCCGGACAGATGAGCGAGGTGATAGCCCACCGATCCCACGCCGCCGGGGCGCATCCAGAGGTGGGTCTCCGTCAGGCCATCGACCGCCCGCGCGGTGTCTTCGACCGACATGACGAGCGCGTGCGCCGCCGGCTGGAGCAGCGGAGGGATTCCGGGCAGCGGTCCGCGGAGCCAGGGTTCGGGGAGTTCGGACATCGAGCCGCCAGCTGTAACGATTGAGGATCCGGACGAATCCGGCCTATTCTTCGAGTTTCTTTTTGGGCAGCTGGCCCCGCAGGAGCCGGCCCTTGCGGAAGGCTTCCGACATGGCGAGGGGGATGCTCGCCTGGGCCTCCATGAGACGGGCACGCTGCTCCTGGATGCTGGCGCGCATCTCCTGCTGGAGCGCGATGGCGGCCGCGCGGCGCTCCTCGGCGCGCGCGCTCGCGACGCGAAGGTCCGCCCGGGCCTGATCGGTCTGCAGCTTCGCCCCGATGTTCTCGATGACATCGACGTCCGCAATATCGATCGACAGGATCTCGAAGGCCGTGCCGCTGTCGAGGCCGGCATCCAGCACCTTCTTCGAGATCGACGCCGGGTTTTCGAGGACGAGGGCATAGGTTTCCGACGAACCGATCGTCGAGACGATGCCTTCGCCGACACGCGCCATGATGGTCGCCTCGCCGGCACCGCCCACGAGCCGCGCGATGTTGGCGCGTACCGTCACCCGGCTCACCACCCGCAGCTGGACGCCGTCCTTCGCGACGGCGACGATGGGCGGGGTGTTGATGACGCGGGGGTTGACCGA from Rhodothermales bacterium encodes:
- the floA gene encoding flotillin-like protein FloA (flotillin-like protein involved in membrane lipid rafts), whose protein sequence is MEEYIASLGAFALFLLILAVIAIGYIMYMVPVRLWVTAIFSGVRIKLVQDLVGMRLRRVPPDVIIMPLIAAHQAGIDINTSLLEAHYMAGGHVKEVVRALISAQKAGIDLSFEKATAIDLAGRDVFDAVQVSVNPRVINTPPIVAVAKDGVQLRVVSRVTVRANIARLVGGAGEATIMARVGEGIVSTIGSSETYALVLENPASISKKVLDAGLDSGTAFEILSIDIADVDVIENIGAKLQTDQARADLRVASARAEERRAAAIALQQEMRASIQEQRARLMEAQASIPLAMSEAFRKGRLLRGQLPKKKLEE
- a CDS encoding DinB family protein yields the protein MSELPEPWLRGPLPGIPPLLQPAAHALVMSVEDTARAVDGLTETHLWMRPGGVGSVGYHLAHLSGSTDRLLTYARGEALTDEQFRYLKAEADLETTRPRLDDLLAGWRQTVDAAFRQMAETPATILTDTRRVGRAGLPSTVIGLLFHAAEHASRHTGQLVTTARIVRAMDGK